The sequence AAGAGGCGGGCATCGTAACTCTGCTGATTGAAGCGGTACCTCCAGAAGTAGGCCGCATCATCACTGAGCAGGCTAACGTTCCTGTTATTGGGATTGGAGCCGGACCGCATTGCCATGGCCAACTTTTGATCTCTCATGATATGTTGGGTTGCTTTGAAGCGTTCACACCGAAGTTTGTGAAGAAGTATACAGATTTAGGCAATGCCATGCGAGAGGCTTTTGAAGCTTACATTAACGAGGTTAAGGAAGGCAAGTTCCCCGCCGAGGAGCATTACTATAAGATGCATCCAGGAGAAGCTGAAGAATTGCTCAAGAAATACGGGATAACCGATTAGAGCACCCTCTTGATCAGGAGGTGAATTAAATGAAACTGAGTGAAAGGGCATTAGAGTATCCTCGCTCAGGCATTCGGGCCATGGGAGTTATGGCCGAGAAGTACCAAGATGTAATTAGCTTGGGTATAGGAGAGCCTGGTTTCACCACTCCAGCCAATATTATTGAAGCCGCAGCTGATGCTCTGCGACAAGGGTACACCAAATATACACCTAATAATGGACTACCGGAACTTAGAGCAGCTATTGCCGCTAAGCTGGAACGAGACAATGGTTTGGCCGCCACTGCCGACAATGTAATCGTAACCACCGGTGCCGGGGAAGCCATAATGCTGGCTTTACTGGCTCTGGTAAACCCAGGCGACGAAGTAATCTTACCAAACCCTGCCTGGCCCAACTACCAGGGGCAAATACTGCTCGCCGGTGCTGAAAGAGTGTCTTTGCCCACCTATGATACCGATAGGTTTCACGTCAAGGCTGCACACTTAGAGAAGGTAATTACCGAACGGAGCAAAGTCCTTATTATTAACACCCCGTCGAACCCAACCGGTGCCGTACTTACGAGAGAAGAATTAGAAGAGATCGCAGAAGTAGTAAAAAAGAACGATCTATACGTTATTGCCGACGAACCCTATGAGAAAATTATCTACGACGGCCGACAGCATGTGAGTATAGGTTCTTTGCCACAAATGGCCGAGCGGGTGATCACAGTCAATAGTTTTTCCAAGACCTATGCCATGACCGGCTGGCGGATCGGGTATGCTCACGGCTCGGCTGAGGTGATTGCTCGTATGACGATGATGGAGCAATCACTGTCAGCTTGTGTTAATGCCGCTGCCCAGAAGGGGGCAGTGGAAGCTTTATTAGGCCCACAAGATGCGGTAACAGAAATGGTAGCTGAATATGGCCGCCGTCGTGATTACATTGTGGCTGAGCTTAACAAACTAACGGGAGTGGAGTGTTGGCCTGTAGAAGGTGCATTTTATGCCTTTGCCAATGTCTCTGCCTTGGGCTCTTCAGAAGAAGTGGCCAAGAAATGGCTCCATGAAGCCCAGGTGGTGACTGTTCCGGGGACAGCATTCGGTTCCTGTGGTGAGGGATATGTGCGCATAGGTTTTTGTGCTAGCTTCGAGGATCTAAAGGAGGCCATGAGCCGCCTAAAGAGGGTACTGGGTTAGGGAAATACCTAGGTGCGGGTACTTTTCCAGGGGTGTAACAGGTTCCGGTTTTCTAGCTTTGAGCAAGTTCAGCACTGGCCAGATTAGCCGGCCAAAGTCCAAACCCAATTAGGCTTCGCTCGCTGGATAGATACCCGCTCCTTTATTAGCTGGCCAACTCCGGGCATTCTGCCAGTGGAAAGGAGGCGGTAGTTTTAGGGCTAAAAACTCAAATAGGGGGAGGTGTTTTCTGGTCAACGGACAGCGGGGGCATGACACAGTAAATTAAAGGACAGAATAGTCAGGAGGGGTAGTCTTATGAGAATAATGGATTTGTCCCATGCTTATGAAATGGGAATGACGCAGTTCCCAGGGACTCCACCCATTGATGTCAAACAGATTGCTCAAATAGACGAGGGTGGATTTAGGGTGACGGATTTTCACGCCATTGTTCATGTGGGCACCCATTGTGATGCGTTTGCCCACGTGGTAAAAGGGGCCAAGACAATGGATGAAATCCCACTGGACACTTTTGTCGGTGAGGCAATTATTGTTGATGCACCTGTTAACGATGGAATGGAGATTAAAGCTGATGTGCTGAAAGATTACGACATTAAGCCCGGAGATATTGTTCTGGTGCGCACAGGATATTCCAAGCTGTGGGGTCAACCTGAATATGTGGAAAAATCACCTTATTTTTCTGAAGAACTGGCCACTGAGCTGGTAGAACTAAAGATAAAGGCCGTGGGCATGGATTTCATTTCTCCTGATCAAGTTGAAAGCACCACGTCCCCGATCCATCACATCCTTATGGGTAACCAAATTCCCATCATAGAGAACTTGAACAACTTGGACCAAATAGACGTTGAAAGAATTTTCTTCTCAGCTGCCCCAGTCTTGGTGGACAAGGCTGATGGAGGGTTCACGAGAGCATTTGCAGTCATAAAAGAATAAGAATAAGCTTGGTGTAGGCAGAAAGGCACATTGATTGTT is a genomic window of Bacillota bacterium containing:
- a CDS encoding 3-methyl-2-oxobutanoate hydroxymethyltransferase, with the translated sequence EAGIVTLLIEAVPPEVGRIITEQANVPVIGIGAGPHCHGQLLISHDMLGCFEAFTPKFVKKYTDLGNAMREAFEAYINEVKEGKFPAEEHYYKMHPGEAEELLKKYGITD
- a CDS encoding cyclase family protein — protein: MRIMDLSHAYEMGMTQFPGTPPIDVKQIAQIDEGGFRVTDFHAIVHVGTHCDAFAHVVKGAKTMDEIPLDTFVGEAIIVDAPVNDGMEIKADVLKDYDIKPGDIVLVRTGYSKLWGQPEYVEKSPYFSEELATELVELKIKAVGMDFISPDQVESTTSPIHHILMGNQIPIIENLNNLDQIDVERIFFSAAPVLVDKADGGFTRAFAVIKE
- a CDS encoding pyridoxal phosphate-dependent aminotransferase, with the translated sequence MKLSERALEYPRSGIRAMGVMAEKYQDVISLGIGEPGFTTPANIIEAAADALRQGYTKYTPNNGLPELRAAIAAKLERDNGLAATADNVIVTTGAGEAIMLALLALVNPGDEVILPNPAWPNYQGQILLAGAERVSLPTYDTDRFHVKAAHLEKVITERSKVLIINTPSNPTGAVLTREELEEIAEVVKKNDLYVIADEPYEKIIYDGRQHVSIGSLPQMAERVITVNSFSKTYAMTGWRIGYAHGSAEVIARMTMMEQSLSACVNAAAQKGAVEALLGPQDAVTEMVAEYGRRRDYIVAELNKLTGVECWPVEGAFYAFANVSALGSSEEVAKKWLHEAQVVTVPGTAFGSCGEGYVRIGFCASFEDLKEAMSRLKRVLG